From a single Pseudoliparis swirei isolate HS2019 ecotype Mariana Trench chromosome 12, NWPU_hadal_v1, whole genome shotgun sequence genomic region:
- the eif2b4 gene encoding translation initiation factor eIF-2B subunit delta isoform X1 yields the protein MAACGVTGACGDDVCDTNDIERSKTEGKELTKEEKQRLRKEKKQQKKIKEKKDDTTSQEDEKKKKKKKKEEKPVGPASQPPTQPSQKVTPAPAPVPVPASETPALADKPAKSKADLKAERRIRQDSERASKQGKKGDVGQPAPMGKPKAPPSELQPVVKRLPEHVQVDNPDVLWKLAKKLERLQTPGCNAATNVKIPFRSDYGYKVSLFSHLHQYSRKAPLTQQLSIPSTVIHPAIVRLGLQYSQGIVAGSNARSVALLHAFKQVIRDYTTPPNEELSRDLVNKLTPYISFLNQCRPLSASMGNAIKYIKKEISNIPSQCKEEEAKSKLLSCIECYINEKIILAAKAIAKYSIEKINNGDVILVYGCSSLVNHVLCEAFEKNRKFRVIVVDSRPRLEGREALRRLVQRGISCTYVLISAVSYMLPEVSKVFLGAHALLANGYVMSRVGTSQIALVAKAFNVPVLVCCETYKFCERVQTDSFVSNELDDPDDLIVTRKGKTQLEHWQEVPSLGLLNLVYDVTPPDFVDLVITDLGMIPCTSVPVVLRVKNVDQ from the exons ATGGCTGCATGTGGAGTGACAGGTGCATGCGGGG ATGACGTTTGCGACACAAATGACATCGAACGATCAAAG ACTGAAGGCAAAGAGCTGACCAAAGAGGAGAAGCAGCGgctgaggaaagagaagaaacaacagaagaaaatcaaagagaaaaaagatgaCACGACTTCACAAgaagatgaaaagaagaagaagaagaagaagaaagaagagaagccTGTCGGCCCAGCTTCGCAGCCTCCAACGCAGCCCTCACAGAAAG TAACGCCCGCTCCTGCACCGGTTCCTGTGCCTGCCTCAGAAACTCCTGCCCTTGCAGATAAGCCAGCTAAGAGTAAAGCAGACTTGAAAGCAGAGAGAAGAATTCGGCAAGACTCCGAGAGGGCCTCAAAGCAGGGCAAAAAGGGGGACGTAGGGCAGCCGGCCCCCATGGGCAAACCGAAAGCACCGCCGAGTGAGCTGCAGCCAG TGGTGAAGAGGCTCCCAGAACACGTCCAAGTGGACAACCCAGACGTTTTATGGAAACTGGCAAAGAAGTTGGAAAGACTACAG ACGCCAGGGTGCAATGCTGCTACAAATGTCAAG ATCCCATTCCGGTCGGACTACGGCTACAAAGTCAGCCTGTTTTCTCATCTCCACCAGTACAGTCGGAAAGCCCCTCTAACACAGCAACTCAG CATCCCCTCCACAGTGATCCATCCCGCTATCGTTCGCCTGGGTCTCCAGTACTCGCAGGGCATTGTGGCGGGGTCCAACGCTCGCTCTGTCGCCCTGCTGCACGCCTTCAAGCAG GTAATAAGAGACTATACTACGCCTCCAAATGAGGAGCTATCGAGAGACTTGGTCAACAAGTTGACACCTTATATCAG TTTTTTGAATCAATGTCGCCCTCTGTCAGCCAGCATGGGGAACGCAATCAAATACATCAAGAAAGAGATCTCCAATATTCCTAGTCAATGCAAAGAAGAAGAG GCGAAGAGCAAACTGCTGAGCTGCATCGAGTGCTACATTAACGAGAAGATCATCCTTGCTGCTAAAGCTATTGCCAAGTACTCCATAGAGAAGATCAATAATGGAGATGTCATCCTAGTTTATGGATG CTCGTCGCTGGTCAACCACGTCCTGTGCGAGGCCTTCGAGAAGAACAGGAAGTTCCGTGTGATCGTGGTGGACAGCAGGCCCCGACTGGAGGGTCGGGAGGCCCTGAGGCGCCTTGTCCAGAGAGGCATCAGCTGCACCTACGTCCTCATCTCCGCCGTCTCCTACATGCTCCCAGAG GTGTCCAAGGTGTTCCTCGGTGCTCACGCGCTGCTGGCCAACGGTTACGTCATGTCTCGGGTGGGGACGTCTCAGATAGCTCTGGTGGCCAAAGCCTTTAACGTGCCTGTGCTGGTGTGTTGCGAGACCTACAAGTTTTGTGAGAGGGTGCAGACGGATTCCTTCGTGTCCAATGAACTAG ATGATCCCGATGACCTCATTGTGACCCGTAAAGGGAAGACCCAGCTGGAGCACTGGCAGGAAGTGCCCTCACTCGGCCTGCTCAACCTGGTGTACGACGTGACGCCGCCCGACTTCGTGGACTTGGTCATCACAGATCTGGGGATGATCCCGTGCACCTCGGTCCCCGTGGTGCTTCGAGTCAAAAACGTGGACCAGTGA
- the atraid gene encoding all-trans retinoic acid-induced differentiation factor, whose product MKMKAGSNQLKSVVLVFIFNSFFYASYQLKELQVCELCSGSVLNGTAVGRFCSSSAGRIEGRCCLKHVNTLYTEHIIGLDLSNCSLTHVEDLHGAATALMIDLSINPLVNISDTAFQGFLELAQMILPRDIGCPGGNDYWEKVQVEGENRICEGPKDMCNQTSQLSMNCPENSLCAPYGPSFVECSCVDSFHGYKCLREGDFPVLLVLGSLCASTAGISFLLWLTQRRHAVAPTPVPGTIN is encoded by the exons ATGAAAATGAAAGCTGGGAGCAACCAGCTTAAATCTGTGGtgcttgtttttatatttaattcatttttttacgCAAGTTATCAACTGAAGGAACTGCAG GTATGTGAGCTCTGTAGCGGCTCGGTCCTCAATGGCACCGCCGTGGGCCGGTTTTGCTCCTCGTCCGCTGGTCGGATAGAAGGACGGTGCTGCTTGAAACATGTCAACACACTCTACACTGAACACATCATTGG GTTGGATCTGTCCAATTGTTCACTAACTCACGTGGAGGATCTTCATGGAGCAGCAACAGCATTAATGAT AGACCTCTCAATCAATCCCCTTGTCAATATCAGTGACACAGCATTTCAAGGATTTCTTGAGTTGGCTCAAAT GATTTTGCCACGAGACATAGGTTGTCCAGGGGGCAACGATTATTGGGAAAAGGTGCAGGTCGAAGGGGAAAATCGCATTTGTGAAGGCCCGAAAGATATGTGCAATCAGACCAGCCAGCTGT CCATGAACTGCCCAGAGAACTCCCTCTGTGCCCCCTATGGCCCCAGCTTCGTTGAGTGCAGCTGTGTAGACAGCTTTCATGGATACAAGTGTCTTCGAGAG GGGGATTTCCCTGTTCTCCTGGTGCTTGGGTCTCTTTGTGCGTCAACGGCTGGGATCTCCTTCCTGCTGTGGCTCACGCAGAGACGCCATGCCGTAGCCCCGACTCCTGTACCTGGAACGATCAACTGA
- the nme6 gene encoding nucleoside diphosphate kinase 6 isoform X2 has product MHLCLCCFHWGIINVKAVGSTVKRTLHTMLHTAPRLPKVLQLTLAVIKPDAVAHPVMLEALHKIILNNNFVVVKCKDLAWRRRDSERFYAEHSGRFFYQRLVEFMSSGPMRAYVLAREDAIRHWRELMGPTKVFRARYTSPATIRARFGLTDTRNTTHGSDSVESAQREIRFFFPDFCMEEWMEKEEPSFRSGRLHYDHQKQIHTLSTPS; this is encoded by the exons atgcatcTCTGCTTGTGTTGTTTTCACTGGGGAATAATTAACGTGAAAGCTGTAGGATCCACCGTGAAGCGGACGCTGCAT ACAATGTTACACACAGCTCCCCGCCTGCCCAAAGTGCTGCAGCTCACCCTGGCGGTAATCAAACCGGATGCTGTGGCTCATCCGGTCATGTTAGAG gCTCTTCACAAGATAATCCTGAACAACAATTTCGTGGTTGTTAAATGCAAAGATCTTGCGTGGAGGAGACGGGACTCCGAGAGGTTTTATGCTGAGCATTCAG GGCGATTCTTCTACCAAAGACTTGTTGAATTCATGTCAAG CGGTCCGATGCGAGCTTACGTTCTAGCCAGAGAGGACGCCATACGCCACTGGAGAGAGCTGATGGGACCGACCAAGGTGTTCCGAGCCAGATACACCTCGCCTGCTACCATCAGGGCCCGCTTTGGTCTCACGGACACGCGAAACACAACTCACGGCTCAG ATTCTGTTGAGTCGGCACAAAGAGAAATACGGTTCTTCTTCCCGGACTTCTGTATGGAGGAGtggatggagaaggaggagccgtCGTTTCGATCAGGACGACTGCATTACGACCATCAAAAACAGATTCACACACTTTCAACCCCGAGCTGA
- the nme6 gene encoding nucleoside diphosphate kinase 6 isoform X3, producing MLHTAPRLPKVLQLTLAVIKPDAVAHPVMLEALHKIILNNNFVVVKCKDLAWRRRDSERFYAEHSGRFFYQRLVEFMSRVTEKSSSRGPMRAYVLAREDAIRHWRELMGPTKVFRARYTSPATIRARFGLTDTRNTTHGSDSVESAQREIRFFFPDFCMEEWMEKEEPSFRSGRLHYDHQKQIHTLSTPS from the exons ATGTTACACACAGCTCCCCGCCTGCCCAAAGTGCTGCAGCTCACCCTGGCGGTAATCAAACCGGATGCTGTGGCTCATCCGGTCATGTTAGAG gCTCTTCACAAGATAATCCTGAACAACAATTTCGTGGTTGTTAAATGCAAAGATCTTGCGTGGAGGAGACGGGACTCCGAGAGGTTTTATGCTGAGCATTCAG GGCGATTCTTCTACCAAAGACTTGTTGAATTCATGTCAAG AGTGACGGAGAAATCCTCCAGCCG CGGTCCGATGCGAGCTTACGTTCTAGCCAGAGAGGACGCCATACGCCACTGGAGAGAGCTGATGGGACCGACCAAGGTGTTCCGAGCCAGATACACCTCGCCTGCTACCATCAGGGCCCGCTTTGGTCTCACGGACACGCGAAACACAACTCACGGCTCAG ATTCTGTTGAGTCGGCACAAAGAGAAATACGGTTCTTCTTCCCGGACTTCTGTATGGAGGAGtggatggagaaggaggagccgtCGTTTCGATCAGGACGACTGCATTACGACCATCAAAAACAGATTCACACACTTTCAACCCCGAGCTGA
- the nme6 gene encoding nucleoside diphosphate kinase 6 isoform X1, whose amino-acid sequence MHLCLCCFHWGIINVKAVGSTVKRTLHTMLHTAPRLPKVLQLTLAVIKPDAVAHPVMLEALHKIILNNNFVVVKCKDLAWRRRDSERFYAEHSGRFFYQRLVEFMSRVTEKSSSRGPMRAYVLAREDAIRHWRELMGPTKVFRARYTSPATIRARFGLTDTRNTTHGSDSVESAQREIRFFFPDFCMEEWMEKEEPSFRSGRLHYDHQKQIHTLSTPS is encoded by the exons atgcatcTCTGCTTGTGTTGTTTTCACTGGGGAATAATTAACGTGAAAGCTGTAGGATCCACCGTGAAGCGGACGCTGCAT ACAATGTTACACACAGCTCCCCGCCTGCCCAAAGTGCTGCAGCTCACCCTGGCGGTAATCAAACCGGATGCTGTGGCTCATCCGGTCATGTTAGAG gCTCTTCACAAGATAATCCTGAACAACAATTTCGTGGTTGTTAAATGCAAAGATCTTGCGTGGAGGAGACGGGACTCCGAGAGGTTTTATGCTGAGCATTCAG GGCGATTCTTCTACCAAAGACTTGTTGAATTCATGTCAAG AGTGACGGAGAAATCCTCCAGCCG CGGTCCGATGCGAGCTTACGTTCTAGCCAGAGAGGACGCCATACGCCACTGGAGAGAGCTGATGGGACCGACCAAGGTGTTCCGAGCCAGATACACCTCGCCTGCTACCATCAGGGCCCGCTTTGGTCTCACGGACACGCGAAACACAACTCACGGCTCAG ATTCTGTTGAGTCGGCACAAAGAGAAATACGGTTCTTCTTCCCGGACTTCTGTATGGAGGAGtggatggagaaggaggagccgtCGTTTCGATCAGGACGACTGCATTACGACCATCAAAAACAGATTCACACACTTTCAACCCCGAGCTGA
- the baalcb gene encoding brain and acute leukemia cytoplasmic protein: MGCGGSRTDALEPRYLESWTKETESTWLTSTDTDIPLSSIQSIPSDNSEAGSASEKTISPVPDFFEDVLPLPAQAYLKVCSAESEASLTDVKPAGPPEILGSPPMEAVLPSSGTTVQRRSVLHTEEITKWQDNRMSTKQVTITVTQSIHQVDRNGKVKKSLTTYEVMKPVESLKQVATQNA; this comes from the exons ATGGGCTGTGGGGGCAGCAGGACTGATGCTCTGGAGCCTCGATACCTAGAGAGCTGGACCAAAGAGACGGAGTCGACATGGCTGACCAGCACAGACACGGATATCCCCCTGTCGTCCATCCAGAGCATCCCTTCCGATAACTCGGAGGCCGGCTCCGCTTCTGAGAAAACAATCAGCCCTG TTCCAGATTTCTTCGAGGACGTCCTCCCTCTGCCGGCTCAGGCTTACCTGAAGGTCTGCTCGGCCGAGTCTGAAGCCAGTCTGACCGACGTGAAGCCCGCCGGCCCCCCTGAAATACTGGGCTCTCCACCCATGGAGGCGGTGTTGCCATCATCCGGCACCACGGTGCAGCGCAGAAGTGTTCTCCACACCGAAGAGATC ACAAAATGGCAGGACAACCGGATGTCGACCAAGCAAGTGACGATCACAGTGACGCAGAGCATCCATCAGGTGGACAGGAACGGCAAGGTGAAGAAGTCCCTCACCACCTACGAGGTCATGAAACCCGTGGAGAGCCTCAAACAGGTGGCCACGCAGAACGCCTGA
- the eif2b4 gene encoding translation initiation factor eIF-2B subunit delta isoform X2, whose protein sequence is MAACGVTGACGDDVCDTNDIERSKTEGKELTKEEKQRLRKEKKQQKKIKEKKDDTTSQEDEKKKKKKKKEEKPVGPASQPPTQPSQKVTPAPAPVPVPASETPALADKPAKSKADLKAERRIRQDSERASKQGKKGDVGQPAPMGKPKAPPSELQPVVKRLPEHVQVDNPDVLWKLAKKLERLQIPFRSDYGYKVSLFSHLHQYSRKAPLTQQLSIPSTVIHPAIVRLGLQYSQGIVAGSNARSVALLHAFKQVIRDYTTPPNEELSRDLVNKLTPYISFLNQCRPLSASMGNAIKYIKKEISNIPSQCKEEEAKSKLLSCIECYINEKIILAAKAIAKYSIEKINNGDVILVYGCSSLVNHVLCEAFEKNRKFRVIVVDSRPRLEGREALRRLVQRGISCTYVLISAVSYMLPEVSKVFLGAHALLANGYVMSRVGTSQIALVAKAFNVPVLVCCETYKFCERVQTDSFVSNELDDPDDLIVTRKGKTQLEHWQEVPSLGLLNLVYDVTPPDFVDLVITDLGMIPCTSVPVVLRVKNVDQ, encoded by the exons ATGGCTGCATGTGGAGTGACAGGTGCATGCGGGG ATGACGTTTGCGACACAAATGACATCGAACGATCAAAG ACTGAAGGCAAAGAGCTGACCAAAGAGGAGAAGCAGCGgctgaggaaagagaagaaacaacagaagaaaatcaaagagaaaaaagatgaCACGACTTCACAAgaagatgaaaagaagaagaagaagaagaagaaagaagagaagccTGTCGGCCCAGCTTCGCAGCCTCCAACGCAGCCCTCACAGAAAG TAACGCCCGCTCCTGCACCGGTTCCTGTGCCTGCCTCAGAAACTCCTGCCCTTGCAGATAAGCCAGCTAAGAGTAAAGCAGACTTGAAAGCAGAGAGAAGAATTCGGCAAGACTCCGAGAGGGCCTCAAAGCAGGGCAAAAAGGGGGACGTAGGGCAGCCGGCCCCCATGGGCAAACCGAAAGCACCGCCGAGTGAGCTGCAGCCAG TGGTGAAGAGGCTCCCAGAACACGTCCAAGTGGACAACCCAGACGTTTTATGGAAACTGGCAAAGAAGTTGGAAAGACTACAG ATCCCATTCCGGTCGGACTACGGCTACAAAGTCAGCCTGTTTTCTCATCTCCACCAGTACAGTCGGAAAGCCCCTCTAACACAGCAACTCAG CATCCCCTCCACAGTGATCCATCCCGCTATCGTTCGCCTGGGTCTCCAGTACTCGCAGGGCATTGTGGCGGGGTCCAACGCTCGCTCTGTCGCCCTGCTGCACGCCTTCAAGCAG GTAATAAGAGACTATACTACGCCTCCAAATGAGGAGCTATCGAGAGACTTGGTCAACAAGTTGACACCTTATATCAG TTTTTTGAATCAATGTCGCCCTCTGTCAGCCAGCATGGGGAACGCAATCAAATACATCAAGAAAGAGATCTCCAATATTCCTAGTCAATGCAAAGAAGAAGAG GCGAAGAGCAAACTGCTGAGCTGCATCGAGTGCTACATTAACGAGAAGATCATCCTTGCTGCTAAAGCTATTGCCAAGTACTCCATAGAGAAGATCAATAATGGAGATGTCATCCTAGTTTATGGATG CTCGTCGCTGGTCAACCACGTCCTGTGCGAGGCCTTCGAGAAGAACAGGAAGTTCCGTGTGATCGTGGTGGACAGCAGGCCCCGACTGGAGGGTCGGGAGGCCCTGAGGCGCCTTGTCCAGAGAGGCATCAGCTGCACCTACGTCCTCATCTCCGCCGTCTCCTACATGCTCCCAGAG GTGTCCAAGGTGTTCCTCGGTGCTCACGCGCTGCTGGCCAACGGTTACGTCATGTCTCGGGTGGGGACGTCTCAGATAGCTCTGGTGGCCAAAGCCTTTAACGTGCCTGTGCTGGTGTGTTGCGAGACCTACAAGTTTTGTGAGAGGGTGCAGACGGATTCCTTCGTGTCCAATGAACTAG ATGATCCCGATGACCTCATTGTGACCCGTAAAGGGAAGACCCAGCTGGAGCACTGGCAGGAAGTGCCCTCACTCGGCCTGCTCAACCTGGTGTACGACGTGACGCCGCCCGACTTCGTGGACTTGGTCATCACAGATCTGGGGATGATCCCGTGCACCTCGGTCCCCGTGGTGCTTCGAGTCAAAAACGTGGACCAGTGA